One window from the genome of Jiangella alba encodes:
- a CDS encoding cupin domain-containing protein codes for MTLLTIGAGQLDEARLSSAGRASRTLHSGARLRQTLIALTAGTRMNEHQSPGDATVHCLQGHVTLRTRDRAIAVGAGQLVDAPPERHDLLADEDSLIILTVGVV; via the coding sequence ATGACGTTGCTGACGATCGGCGCCGGGCAGCTCGACGAAGCTCGGCTCTCGTCCGCCGGACGGGCGTCGCGGACCCTGCACAGCGGCGCCCGGTTGCGCCAGACGCTCATCGCGCTCACCGCCGGCACACGCATGAACGAACACCAGAGCCCCGGCGACGCGACCGTGCACTGCCTGCAGGGGCACGTCACGTTGCGCACGCGCGACCGTGCCATCGCCGTCGGCGCCGGTCAGCTTGTCGACGCGCCGCCGGAACGGCACGACCTCCTCGCCGACGAGGACTCCCTGATCATCCTCACCGTCGGCGTCGTCTGA